The proteins below come from a single Necator americanus strain Aroian chromosome V, whole genome shotgun sequence genomic window:
- a CDS encoding hypothetical protein (NECATOR_CHRV.G20537.T1), protein MLASLHSFRHAVLLTRALPLLTSLSVDVIQSRSARIFAPIKIYSLRRKIAEVLSNKFNEDRVNEIGPDLACLEWLMECGSTEVLMSDNRQIKSIRQMKKYIKEKLEEKSSDTPFSMGVATELEYDLKWKHVPHVHIVKVNASDSAIADEGFKYFHDVRRLEALKLNFCDYFGDEAIRELALGRAARSLRDIEIVLNPSVTDGAVYWLSRLKSLQRAHFYFLPYVSNRLSFIRQLKMAIPRCNVTFPDTIYVGYGYEDEKTKKQ, encoded by the exons ATGCTCGCATCTCTACACAGCTTTCGACATGCTGTGCTTCTGACCAGAGCATTGCCTCTTCTTACG AGTCTATCAGTCGATGTTATCCAGTCGCGATCTGCAAGAATCTTTGCTCCGATTAAAATTTACAGTTTGCGCCGGAAAATAGCAGAAGTGTTGTCGAATAA ATTCAATGAAGATCGTGTAAATGAAATTGGTCCAGATCTGGCATGTTTGGAATGGTTAATGGAATGTGGATCCACTGAA GTGCTAATGAGTGATAATCGACAAATAAAGTCTATCCGACAGATGAAGAAGTACATAAAGGAAAAACTCGAGGAAAAg AGTTCTGATACGCCCTTTTCGATGGGTGTCGCAACTGAACTAGAGTACGATTTGAAATGGAAGCATGTCCCTCATGTCCACATAGTCAAG GTCAACGCCAGTGATTCGGCGATTGCAGATGAAGGGTTCAAGTATTTTCACGATGTCAGACGATTAGAAGCATTAAAACTGAATTTCTGTGATTACTTCGGTGATGAAGCGATTCGGGAGCTAGCACTAGGACGAGCAGCGAGATCGCTACGCGATATA GAAATAGTATTAAACCCTTCTGTCACTGATGGTGCCGTTTACTGGTTGAGCCGATTGAAATCACTTCAACGagcacatttttattttctaccttATGTCTCGAATAGATTATCTTTTATTCGACAACTAAAAATGGCTATTCCAAG GTGCAATGTCACGTTTCCAGACACTATCTATGTGGGATACGGTTATGAGGATGAGAAGACGAAGAAACAGTAG
- a CDS encoding hypothetical protein (NECATOR_CHRV.G20537.T2), whose amino-acid sequence MLASLHSFRHAVLLTRALPLLTSLSVDVIQSRSARIFAPIKIYSLRRKIAEVLSNKFNEDRVNEIGPDLACLEWLMECGSTEVLMSDNRQIKSIRQMKKYIKEKLEEKSSDTPFSMGVATELEYDLKWKHVPHVHIVKVNASDSAIADEGFKYFHDVRRLEALKLNFCDYFGDEAIRELALGRAARSLRDIEIVLNPSVTDGAVYWLSRLKSLQRAHFYFLPYVSNRLSFIRQLKMAIPRCNVTFPDTIYVGYGVHISPSHDPQVKSLEGIGNNCQHSCGKNLMSGKDFISSVHKVGLK is encoded by the exons ATGCTCGCATCTCTACACAGCTTTCGACATGCTGTGCTTCTGACCAGAGCATTGCCTCTTCTTACG AGTCTATCAGTCGATGTTATCCAGTCGCGATCTGCAAGAATCTTTGCTCCGATTAAAATTTACAGTTTGCGCCGGAAAATAGCAGAAGTGTTGTCGAATAA ATTCAATGAAGATCGTGTAAATGAAATTGGTCCAGATCTGGCATGTTTGGAATGGTTAATGGAATGTGGATCCACTGAA GTGCTAATGAGTGATAATCGACAAATAAAGTCTATCCGACAGATGAAGAAGTACATAAAGGAAAAACTCGAGGAAAAg AGTTCTGATACGCCCTTTTCGATGGGTGTCGCAACTGAACTAGAGTACGATTTGAAATGGAAGCATGTCCCTCATGTCCACATAGTCAAG GTCAACGCCAGTGATTCGGCGATTGCAGATGAAGGGTTCAAGTATTTTCACGATGTCAGACGATTAGAAGCATTAAAACTGAATTTCTGTGATTACTTCGGTGATGAAGCGATTCGGGAGCTAGCACTAGGACGAGCAGCGAGATCGCTACGCGATATA GAAATAGTATTAAACCCTTCTGTCACTGATGGTGCCGTTTACTGGTTGAGCCGATTGAAATCACTTCAACGagcacatttttattttctaccttATGTCTCGAATAGATTATCTTTTATTCGACAACTAAAAATGGCTATTCCAAG GTGCAATGTCACGTTTCCAGACACTATCTATGTGGGATACG GCG TTCACATATCCCCTAGTCACGATCCCCAAGTCAAAAGTTTGGAAGGGATTGGGAATAATTGTCAGCACAGTTGTGGTAAAAACCTCATGTCCGGCAAGGATTTTATTTCCTCTGTTCACAAAGTCGGCCTCAAGTAA
- a CDS encoding hypothetical protein (NECATOR_CHRV.G20538.T1), which translates to MTRLFILPAIFAISSLSLWYMICSAPGWESEAAFELPKQFDNFTALADRFRHYKDEHFTYITTVFICTYLYKQTFAIPGSFFLNVIAGAVYDFWCGFILCCVLTTGGSTLCYLFSEQFGREYVMYYFGQKLTYLQQKIDDNSNRLMPFLLFARIFPISPSWLLNIVAPFLNIPLRIFVISAFVGLAPYNFICVQAGYILSELRSWDDIFSTSTMMKLFSIALLPLAYAIYVRPGAQKHQLIASVPEPEPHKMEIV; encoded by the exons ATGACACGACTATTCATTCTGCCGGCTATATTTGCTATATCGTCGCTATCACTGTGGTATATGATATGTTCAGCACCCGGATGGGAGAGTGAAG CCGCATTTGAGCTCCCGAAGCAATTCGACAATTTTACGGCGTTAGCGGATCGGTTTCGACATTACAAGGATGAACATTTCACCTATATTACTACGGTATTCATATGTACCTACTTGTACAAGCAGACTTTCGCTATCCCAGGATCTTTCTTCTTA AATGTAATTGCTGGTGCTGTATACGATTTTTGGTGCGGTTTCATTCTTTGTTGTGTGCTGACAACAg GCGGGTCAACGCTGTGCTATCTATTCTCTGAACAATTCGGACGTGAATATGTTATGTATTATTTTGGGCAAAAGCTCACTTATTTGCAGCAGAAG ATAGACGACAATTCGAACCGGTTAATGCCGTTCCTTCTATTCGCTCGAATTTTCCCAATCTCACCTTCATGGCTACTGAACATAGTCGCCCCATTCCTCAACATACCGTTGAGGATATTCGTCATATCAGCTTTTGTAG GATTAGCTCCGTACAATTTTATATGCGTGCAAGCAGGATATATACTGTCAGAACTACGATCATGGGATGACATTTTTAG TACGTCAACTATGATGAAACTGTTCTCCATAGCTTTATTACCGCTTGCTTACGCAATTTACGTTCGGCCAGGAGCACAGAAACAccag ttAATAGCAAGCGTGCCGGAACCGGAACCGCATAAGATGGAGATCGTTTAG